The Daucus carota subsp. sativus chromosome 2, DH1 v3.0, whole genome shotgun sequence genome includes a window with the following:
- the LOC108206264 gene encoding homeobox protein knotted-1-like 7: MDEQVMGMMGSGGIGGLGDQFSGEQQLKAEIANHPLYEQVLAAHVSCFRVATPIDQLPIIDAQLAQSRQILHSYLSQHNTNNHPLSANERQELDNFLAQYLLVLCSFKEQLQQHVRVHAVEAVMACRQIEQDLQALTGVSLDEGSGATMSDDDEDELQMDYSFDQSGSDAHDMMGFGLPTESERSLMERVRQELKIELKQGFRSKIKDVRDEILRKRRAGKLPGDTTSVLKEWWQQHSKWPYPTEDDKAKLVEETGLQLKQINNWFINQRKRNWHSNSNSTTSLKSKRKR, translated from the exons atggaTGAGCAAGTTATGGGGATGATGGGGAGTGGTGGGATTGGTGGTTTAGGTGATCAATTCTCCGGGGAGCAACAGCTAAAAGCAGAGATAGCTAATCATCCGTTATATGAACAAGTGTTGGCAGCCCACGTTTCGTGTTTCAGAGTGGCCACACCGATTGATCAGCTGCCAATTATTGATGCTCAGCTCGCTCAATCTCGTCAAATTCTTCACTCTTATCTATCACAACATAATACTAACAATCATCCTCTTTCCGCGAATGAGAGACAAGAGCTAGACAACTTCTTG GCACAGTATTTGTTAGTTTTGTGTTCGTTTAAAGAACAACTGCAGCAACATGTCAGAGTTCATGCCGTTGAAGCTGTCATGGCCTGCCGACAGATTGAACAAGACTTGCAAGCTTTGACGG GAGTGTCTCTGGATGAAGGAAGTGGAGCGACTATGTCAGACGACGATGAGGATGAGCTGCAGATGGACTACTCTTTTGATCAATCGGGGAGTGATGCACATGACATGATGGGATTTGGTCTTCCAACAGAGTCCGAGAGATCCCTCATGGAGAGAGTTAGGCAAGAATTGAAAATTGAGCTAAAACAG GGATTCAGGTCGAAGATTAAAGATGttagagatgagattctgagaaAAAGAAGGGCAGGGAAACTACCTGGTGACACAACCTCAGTGCTCAAGGAATGGTGGCAGCAACATTCCAAGTGGCCTTACCCTACT GAAGATGATAAAGCAAAGCTTGTAGAAGAGACAGGGTTGCAGTTGAAGCAAATAAACAACTGGTTCATCAACCAAAGGAAGCGCAACTGGCACAGCAACTCGAATTCAACGACATCTCTCAAGTCTAAGCGCAAAagatag